Proteins encoded together in one Salvelinus fontinalis isolate EN_2023a chromosome 6, ASM2944872v1, whole genome shotgun sequence window:
- the LOC129857778 gene encoding transcription and mRNA export factor ENY2-2-like: MSKDSKMRATINQKLTEMGERERLKELLRSKLTECGWRDQLKAHCKDVIKEKGLEHVTVEDLVVEITPKGRVLVPDSVKKELLQRIRAFLAQHAT, translated from the exons ATGAGCAAAGATTCCAAGATGAGAGCAACAATCAATCAGAAGTTAACTGAGATGGGTGAACGAGAGCG ATTGAAGGAGTTGCTCAGATCTAAACTCACTGAATGTGGATGGAGGGATCAGCTGAAAGCTCATTGCAAAG ATGTCATCAAAGAAAAGGGCTTGGAGCATGTGACTGTCGAGGACCTTGTGGTAGAAATCACCCCTAAAGGAAGAG TTCTGGTGCCTGACAGCGTGAAGAAGgagctgctgcagaggataagagcCTTCCTGGCTCAGCATGCCACATAA